Proteins found in one Balaenoptera musculus isolate JJ_BM4_2016_0621 chromosome 4, mBalMus1.pri.v3, whole genome shotgun sequence genomic segment:
- the LOC118894262 gene encoding ubiquitin thioesterase otulin-like — protein MSRGTMLQPGAWPGESCAEKPAREAGAAALEGEKAVAGGQPRAAVRCPAEHEEDMYRAADEIEKEKELLIHERGSSEPRLSVAPEMDIMDYCKKEWRGNTQKATCMKKGYEEVSQKFTSIRRVRGDNYCALRATLFQAMSQPAALPSWLQDPELTLLPEKLISKYSWIKQWKLGLKFEGKSEALVDKIKESLTLLRKKWTGLAELRTAEARQIACDELFTNEEEEYSLYEAVKFLMLNRAIELYDDKEKGKEVPFFSVLLFARDTSNDPGQLLRNHLNQVGHTGGLEQVEMFLLAYAVRHAIQVYRLSKYSTEEFVTVYPTDPPGDWPVVTLIAEDDRHYNIPVRVCEETSL, from the coding sequence ATGAGTCGGGGGACGATGCTTCAGCCCGGAGCGTGGCCGGGGGAGAGCTGTGCCGAGAAGCCGGCGCGGGAGGCGGGGGCCGCGGCGCTGGAGGGCGAGAAAGCTGTGGCCGGGGGGCAGCCGCGAGCCGCGGTGCGGTGCCCGGCCGAGCACGAGGAGGACATGTATCGTGCGGCGGatgaaatagaaaaggagaaagaattacTTATACATGAAAGAGGGTCATCAGAACCCAGATTAAGTGTAGCTCCTGAAATGGATATCATGGACTATTGCAAAAAAGAATGGAGGGGAAATACGCAAAAAGCAACATGTATGAAAAAGGGCTACGAGGAGGTGTCTCAGAAATTCACCTCCATCAGGCGAGTCCGTGGAGATAATTACTGCGCGCTGAGGGCCACGCTCTTCCAGGCCATGAGCCAGCCAGCCGCGCTGCCCTCCTGGCTGCAGGACCCGGAGCTCACGCTGTTACCAGAAAAACTCATAAGCAAATACAGCTGGATCAAGCAGTGGAAGCTTGGACTGAAGTTTGAGGGGAAGAGCGAGGCCCTGGTTGATAAAATTAAGGAGTCCCTCACTTTACTGAGGAAGAAGTGGACAGGCTTGGCTGAACTGAGAACTGCTGAAGCGAGGCAGATAGCTTGTGATGAACTGTTCACGAATGAAGAAGAGGAGTACAGCCTCTACGAAGCTGTAAAATTTCTAATGCTAAACAGAGCCATCGAACTATATGAtgataaagagaagggaaaggaagtaccatttttctctgtgcttctgtttgcTCGGGATACGTCAAATGACCCCGGACAGCTGCTGAGGAACCATCTCAACCAGGTGGGACACACCGGTGGCCTTGAACAGGTTGAGATGTTCCTTCTCGCCTACGCCGTGCGCCACGCCATTCAGGTGTACCGGCTCTCCAAGTACAGCACCGAAGAGTTCGTCACCGTCTATCCCACCGACCCCCCCGGGGACTGGCCGGTGGTGACCCTGATCGCCGAGGATGATCGGCACTACAACATCCCCGTCAGAGTGTGCGAGGAGACGAGTCTGTGA